In Myxococcales bacterium, the sequence TTTGACGGTAGGTGTGCGCGAGGTACTGCAGGAACGAGGACCAACCAGGCTGCCAGGACAACGTCTCGAGCTTCAGCAGGCTTCCGCTCGCGGCTGCCTGCTGAACCATCTCGATGAGCGTCGAGTTGAGCGCTCCGACGGAGCGGCCGATGAACTTCTCGAGCTGCTTCGCCTTCGCGTCGTCATGGCCGGCAAGCGCGACGATGCCGAGGTCTCCTTGATCGACCCGGCCCGCGCGCCCCGCGATGTTCCAGAAGTCCTCCGGCGGCATGTCCTGGCCGTAGGGGTACTGATGGCTCGCGAACACCACCCCAGACACCGGGAAGTTCACGCCCTGGGCGATCGTGGTGGTCGCCACCAGTGCCTTGAGCTTGCCCTGCTCAGTCAGCCACTCGATCAGCGTCCGAGTGTCCTCGGAGAGACCGGAGTGGTGAACGCCGACTCCGTACTCGAGCAGACCCGCCAGCGGGAAGTCCTCTCCCATTTCGTCAGCGAGAAAGCGCCGAATGTGGCCAAGGTCAGCGCCACCGACATGAACGCGATTCTCTTCCACCTTGAAGGCTGCGGCCACCCCCCAGCTATTGCGCGGCTTGTCGACCAGCACGATCACCGTGCCGCGGCGCTGGAGGATCTGTGCCGTCGCGGCTGCCAGCTTTCCGGGCGAGCCAGAAACATCGGACCAGGACAGTCCAAGCGGTCTTCGCTCGCCGATGTCGAGTGTCTCCGGCACGCTAATGGTGTTGCGGGTCGTGTGCTGCGTGACGAGTCGGACGGCGAAGTCGCCTCGCTTATCGCCCTGCACGGCACGAGCGATCGCGATCACGCGATCGTTGGGGCTCCAGTCGACGCCCAGCTCGATGTTCTTGTTGCTGTCGGGGGACAGCCAGCGCGCGATCTCTGCCGCGTTGTGGATAAACGGCGTGAGTAAGAGGAATTGTGTGTAGCGGCACTCCCGGTTGATCGTTGCGAGAAGGAGCTCGAGCTTGAGCCCGCGGATCTGCAAGCCAAGGCCGTGTGCCTCGTCGACCACCACGAGCGTGAGCGGTCGACCAATCTTTTCCTCCCATCCGCCGCGGAGCATCAGATCGAGCTTTTCGGGCGTCGTCACCAGGATCCGAAACTGCCCGGCCTCGTCCTTGTCAGTCAACATCCCGGCCTCGAGACCGTCGATCTCGAGCGCCGGGCTCACCTTCTCGACGATGGTGCCGAGTGGTCCAAAGTCCCGGCGCAGACGAAGCGCGAGCTGATTCACGAGCGCGCGCGTAGGGGCAAGGTACGCCACCCAGCCGCGCTCATGGTCGAACTGGTTGAGGGCCTGGAGAATGCGGAACTCGGCGATAAACGTCTTGCCGCTCGAAGTCGGGAGGCTCACGACGACTGACCGGTGGCCGGAACCGAGCAGGCCTTCCTCGCGCAGCGTCCGACGCTGCGGTGGCAGCATCTCGAAGATCGGCTGCTTGCGGTCGCGCGAGATCAACGAGCCAACGAACTTCGTCACACGGCTGTTTACCGCGCGGGTGACCGTCCAGATGCTGTTGTCGACGAGGACGCGAGCGGTTCGGGCAAGCAGGCGCGCCAGAGCTTCTTGCGCCATCAGTTGCCCACGACCGGCCGTAGCGATTGCGCGATCGAACTGCGCTTCAAGCTGTTCGCGAATGTCGTAGTGGCCTTCGACCGAGCCCTGGGAAAGGTAGACGCCAAGGATCTCGGCGGCCTTCGCCAGGTGGTACTGCGACATCAGCTCCCACGCAGGGCGCGCATCCTTTCGGTCCTCGGCTCGAGCAAGAAAGGTTGGCTCGCGCGCTCGCTGGTCGGCGCGTAGACTCGCGACCCGCTGCTGAACCGCGTCGAGGTCGTCCCAGCCCTGTTTGCGGAAGAGCCGCAGCCAAATGTCGAGGATGCTGGCTGAGACCCGCGTGCCCCAGTCGGTGGCATCGAGGGGCAACACAGGCAGCCCCTCATCGAGCAGCAGTCGACGAACGTCGGCGCCGCGGTCTCCAAGGACGCCGAGGCAGCCAAGGCGAACGAGGGCGGCCGCCGCATCGAGCGGGAGCGGCCCTCGTGGAAGTGACCTCGCTACCTGGAACGCCTGCACGGAGGCGTGCCGCAGCGCTTCGGCGTCATCCCCGTCGAGCAGCTCAAACGCGCGGAGCTCAAGCGCGTTTGCCACGAACTGCATGCGCTCGTCCGAGAGCGGCGTTCCGCCATCAGTACCCAACGCGTTGCGAAGGCGTCGCCGGCCAGACTCTTCCGTTGCCTCCCGAATCTTGTCGGCACCGAGCGATTCGAGAATCCAGGAATCGGCAGTCATGGCGCCTCCTCCTGCAAGAGCCGAGGCCAGTCCGCGATGGGGACGGGCAAGTACCAAGCGATCAGCTCAATCCGCGTTGGCGCGCCCAGCTTCCCGGACAACGCCTTGCCGCGGCTTTGAAGGTCGGCCTCGTTCGGTTGGGTATCCCGAATCAGCACACCAATGATGAGCAGCTCCTTGCCTTCAGAGCCGAGGTAGCGGCTCACCGCCTTCTCGTAGAGGTCGCGGTAGGGCTCGCCAAGGCATCGCGCGTGCAGCCACTGCAGCAGCGAGCGCTGAATGTCGAGGCGCTTGGCACTCTCCTCGAGCTGCCAGGCCATCCCGCTGCCGCCGTACATCACGTTCGGGGGCGCAGTTGCCTCCGACGAGGTCTTCACCTCACCGAAGAGCAAGAGCACCGTCTCGCCCTGGCGATAGAAGCCGACCAGATCCGTTCCCGGTAGGCTCGCTCGCGGCGTGCGCCTGTCCCGGACGGTGTTCCACGGCCAGTGCACCTCGCGGCCTGAATCCTGCTTGAGAGCGCACTCTGCAAGCGCTTCGCCGACTTCCCAACCTTCCGGCTCGGGCACGGCTTTGAGCAGGCGCTCCACGAACTCCGTGGCCATGCCTGTTGTGGCTAGCCCCCTCAGGTCCGGCTCGAACGAAGCGGGCTCATCGACCACACGCGGTCGCACGACATCGCGAACGAAGCCGGCGAATCGCTTCGCATCAGCGACGTGTCGTCCCTCCCAGCAGGCACTACCGTGTTGCCCTGGTACGAGATCGTCGAAGCGAGCGCGGCCGCAGACGTCATGTCGCGCTCGCCTTCGTCCAAAAGTCCGACAGCAGCTCAGCCTGCTGCAGCACCGTATTCGTCGCGGCTTCCTGCTTGTCGGGCGGGTAGCCGTACTTGCGCAGGATGCGCTTTACGATGACACGCAGCTTGGCGCGGATCGATTCCTTCACGGTCCAGTCGATGGTGACGTTGTGCTTCACCGTGTCGACCAGCTCGCGCGCGATGGTGCGCAGCGTCTCGTCGCCGAGGACCTTGACGGCGGTGTCGCTGACCTCGAGCGCGTCGTAGAAGGCCAGCTCGTCGCTGCTGAGCCCGAGCTCCTCGCCCCGCTTCTGGGCGGCGCGCATCTCCTTCGCAAGCTCGATGAGCTCCTCGATGACCTGCGCGGCCTCGATGGCGCGGTTTTGGTAGCGACGCACCGACTTCTCGAGGAGATCCGCGAAGGAGCGTGCCTGCACCAGGTTGTGCTTCGAGCGCGCCTTCACTTCGTCGTTGAGGAGCTTCCGGAGCAGCTCGACCGCGAGGTTCCGGTGTTTCATCCCGCGCACGTCGGCGAGGAACTGGTCGGACAGGATCGAGATGTCGGGGTTCTTGAGGCCGGCCGCCGCGAAGATGTCGATGACCTGGTCGCTCACGATCGCCTTCGAGACGATTTGCCGGATGGCGTGGTCGATGTCGCCGGAGCCTTTCCGGTCCCCGACCTGCGTCTTGGCGATCGCCGTGCGGACGGCCTGGAAGAATCCGACGTCATCGCGAATGCGGATCGCCTCGTCGTGTGGCACGGCGAGCGCAAACGCCTTCGAAAGCTCGGTGACGACCTGGAGCAGCCGCTCCTTGCCGCTCTCTTGGGCGAGCACGTGCTCCTGCGCCGCGGGCAGCACCGAGAGGCGCGCGGCCGGCGAGCTGCTCATCCAAGCGCTCCAGTCGAAGCCGTGGAAGATGTCCGAGCACTGCTCGTAGCGCTCGAGCATCAGCGCCACGGCCTCCTCCTGGTCGAGCGCCGTCTCGCCCTGTCCGCCGCTCTCGGTGTACGTGTGCAGGGCCTTCTTGAGCTGATCGGCGAGGCCCAGGTAGTCGACGACGAGGCCGCCCGGCTTATCCCGGAACACGCGGTTCACGCGCGCGATGGCCTGCATCAGGCCGTGCCCCTGCATCGGCTTGTCGATGTACATCGTGTGCATGCACGGCGCATCGAAGCCCGTGAGCCACATGTCGCGGACGATGACGAGCTTGAACGGGTCGCTCGGGTTCTTGAACCGCTTGGCGAGCGCCTCGCGGCCTGCTTCGTGCGGATGTGCTGTTGCCAGTCGCTCGGGTCGGACGCGGACCCGGTCATCACGACCTTGATCGCGCCCTTGTCGTCGCTCTCGTCGTGCCAGTCGGGGCGTAGCGCGGTGAGCGCCTGGTAGAGGTCGAC encodes:
- a CDS encoding DEAD/DEAH box helicase, translated to MTADSWILESLGADKIREATEESGRRRLRNALGTDGGTPLSDERMQFVANALELRAFELLDGDDAEALRHASVQAFQVARSLPRGPLPLDAAAALVRLGCLGVLGDRGADVRRLLLDEGLPVLPLDATDWGTRVSASILDIWLRLFRKQGWDDLDAVQQRVASLRADQRAREPTFLARAEDRKDARPAWELMSQYHLAKAAEILGVYLSQGSVEGHYDIREQLEAQFDRAIATAGRGQLMAQEALARLLARTARVLVDNSIWTVTRAVNSRVTKFVGSLISRDRKQPIFEMLPPQRRTLREEGLLGSGHRSVVVSLPTSSGKTFIAEFRILQALNQFDHERGWVAYLAPTRALVNQLALRLRRDFGPLGTIVEKVSPALEIDGLEAGMLTDKDEAGQFRILVTTPEKLDLMLRGGWEEKIGRPLTLVVVDEAHGLGLQIRGLKLELLLATINRECRYTQFLLLTPFIHNAAEIARWLSPDSNKNIELGVDWSPNDRVIAIARAVQGDKRGDFAVRLVTQHTTRNTISVPETLDIGERRPLGLSWSDVSGSPGKLAAATAQILQRRGTVIVLVDKPRNSWGVAAAFKVEENRVHVGGADLGHIRRFLADEMGEDFPLAGLLEYGVGVHHSGLSEDTRTLIEWLTEQGKLKALVATTTIAQGVNFPVSGVVFASHQYPYGQDMPPEDFWNIAGRAGRVDQGDLGIVALAGHDDAKAKQLEKFIGRSVGALNSTLIEMVQQAAASGSLLKLETLSWQPGWSSFLQYLAHTYRQIGSHERFAAQVEQVLRGTLGFQALRKSHKGWADSLVQGVYNYAERIKGQPLKLVDATGFSWESVSNTLVRLNQARVTSDVWTPDLFGTRRDDLQRMMGILLQVPELREPLKEVTGGPQPDGDTLSRIICDWVQGRPLTEMATEYFAKKTGDDEDAADDADPVAAMTRCCRSVFGRLTQTASWGLSALQSLTIGDSFETMTDDDQRVLRNLPARVYYGVNSDEAVALRLLGVPRTAATPLARTLQVGASEPLNAVRAKLRGAKVDAWTAALGERGQSYHRVWSIIEGEG